The proteins below are encoded in one region of Misgurnus anguillicaudatus chromosome 24, ASM2758022v2, whole genome shotgun sequence:
- the LOC129423122 gene encoding uncharacterized protein, with protein MPNGKAESKSAANGTPAHANMDHDYTPMDATTSSRTKRKVSPGTPTESTAPPSKVKSSQDSFDVPNASLVEAIEKLTFKIDSFGDQLRENSVMVASITKLVELNATEIKECKDKIQAVEKEVPRIVKENKELKERVNELERYRRRWNLKIHGLKEKDDENIRVVVMRILSKLAPQWETSMESIVDSVHRIGRKEEGRDRQTIIQFTMRFHRDSFWKLSKNSRICKDLGIHFKQDFSKADREARAAAWPKMEQARAAGQNVFYKGHVGYINGLDPQNR; from the exons ATGCCGAACGGGAAGGCCGAATCTAAATCAGCCGCTAACGGTACACCAGCCCATGCCAACATGGATCATGATTACACGCCGATGGATGCTACAACTAGTAGCAGGACGAAAAGGAAAGTTTCCCCTGGTACACCAACTGAAAGTACAGCTCCTCCTTCTAAAGTTAAGTCGTCACAAGATTCATTTGATGTTCCAAACGCGTCTCTTGTTGAAGCTATAGAAAAGCTAACCTTTAAAATTGACAGCTTTGGTGACCAGTTAAGAGAAAACTCAGTCATGGTTGCTAGCATCACCAAACTAGTGGAACTGAATGCCACTGAGATCAAAGAATGCAAAGACAAGATACAAGCTGTGGAAAAAGAAGTGCCTCGTATTGTAAAGGAAAACAAGGAGCTGAAAGAAAGAGTCAATGAGTTGGAACGTTACAGGAGACGCTGGAACCTTAAAATTCATGGCCTGAAAGAAAAAGACGACGAAAATATCAGAGTCGTTGTCATGAGAATCCTGTCCAAATTAGCACCGCAATGGGAGACGTCCATGGAATCGATTGTTGATTCTGTTCACCGCATAGGGAGAAAAGAAGAAGGGAGAGACCGACAAACAATCATCCAGTTCACCATGCGATTCCACCGGGATTCCTTCTGGAAGCTGTCCAAAAACTCTAGGATTTGCAAAGACTTGGGTATTCACTTCAAACAGGACTTTTCTAAAGCTGACAGAGAAGCTCGTGCAGCGGCATGGCCGAAAATGGAGCAAGCCAGGGCGGCTGGACAGAACGTGTTCTACAAGGGACATGTGGGCTATATCAACG GATTGGATCCCCAAAATAGATGA
- the thrsp gene encoding mid1-interacting protein 1-B-like, with translation MQSADAKLNRNSLLLALRCYITAVHNMEQTVLLPSLLRDVPYDEDDDDLHCEDAENSRDLYEYYLQLKAIRTTVECGLIPHDDPKSHAALYKGLEPLMEADPEVLFHFHLRGLFTVMANLTKKSQSLTKKYLGIIGVSR, from the coding sequence ATGCAGTCTGCCGATGCAAAGCTGAACAGAAACTCCTTGTTGCTGGCACTGAGGTGCTACATCACAGCAGTTCACAACATGGAGCAGACGGTCCTGCTTCCCAGCCTCCTTAGAGACGTGCCGTACGACGAAGATGACGATGATTTGCACTGCGAGGATGCTGAAAACAGCAGAGATCTGTATGAGTACTACCTACAGCTGAAAGCCATCAGGACCACTGTGGAGTGCGGGCTCATTCCTCACGATGACCCCAAGAGCCACGCAGCCCTGTACAAAGGCCTGGAGCCCCTGATGGAGGCCGATCCAGAGGTGCTGTTTCATTTCCATCTCAGAGGCCTGTTTACAGTCATGGCTAACCTCACGAAGAAGTCTCAGAGCCTGACGAAGAAATACTTGGGCATCATTGGGGTCAGCCGTTAG
- the ndufc2 gene encoding NADH dehydrogenase [ubiquinone] 1 subunit C2 produces the protein MGLLPDEAKVLPPPGLVNRNSVWLGLCGWATAMFHNNLNRRPALKAGVHRQALFITVGWFIGYHLTKYENYTYARLDRDMNEYIRHHPENFPEPEKKTFAEIVEPFHPIR, from the exons ATGGGTCTTCTGCCGGACGAGGCGAAGGTTCTGCCTCCTCCGGGGCTCGTTAACAGAAACTCAGTATGGCTCGGGCTGTGCGGATGGGCGACCGCGATGTTCCACAACAATTTGAACCGCAGGCCCGCACTCAAAGCAG GTGTTCACCGTCAAGCACTGTTTATAACTGTTGGATGGTTTATTGGATATCATCTgacaaaatatgaaaattacaCATATGCCAGGCTGGACAGGGATATGAATGAGTACATCAGGCACCATCCTGAAAACTTTCCAGAGCCAG AAAAAAAGACATTCGCCGAAATTGTGGAGCCATTTCATCCAATCCGTTAA